gtAGTGAACCTGctcgcgattgtgatcctgtcccgtggaaaatgcggtctctccaaatgtgtcactcattacttggtggccatggcagtggcggatctaatggtggtgaTCATTGAAGTAATATTGAAGCGAATTAACAATATTTACTTGCCAATAAAATTCTTGTTCATCACTCCCGTATGCGCCATGAAACTTGTCACGAAAATTGCAGCACTGGACTGCTCCGTCTGGTTCAtggttgctttcacctttgatcgctttgtagccatttgttgtccGAATCTTCAGCGAAAGCATTGTACCCAGAGAACGGCGAACATGGTTTCAGCGACCGTGTGTGTGCTCGGCTGCCTGAGAAGCATCCCCTTTTATTTCATGTATGAACCCCAACTTATAATTAACAACATTCCATACTTCTGCATTGAAACCTTTGCCTATTACACTTCGCCCTTCTGGGCGGTGTACGAGTGGTTTGACAGTATTTTAACACATTTAGTGCCGATCTTTTTGATCCTTTTGTTAAATACTCTCACTGTGAAACATATTCTAAAGTCCAATATCGTCCGCAGGGCGCTCCTCAGCAGCATCAATAACCAAAATGATCCAGAGAGTGAGAACCGaaagagatcaatgatcttgctctttactatATCTGGTAATTTCATTCTTCTCTGGATGACATATGTTGTGCATTCCCTAAGGTGGCGGGTGAAAAACTACAATTATACAGACAGATACTATAGTAACCCAATATACATCAACCAGCAAACGGGattcatgctgcagcttctcagttcttgcaccaacacgtgtatttatgggCTGACACAGAGAAAATGCAGAGAAGAGCTGATGATTGAAATGAAATACATGATCACACTGAATGGGAGATTATGTAAATAGCAAGCAATTGACAGAAAGATGCATCTGTGTAGATTGAAAACCATACCCTTCTTCTGTCCCATAACACCAGACTGGCAGGTGATGGCAggaaacaggctgactctcttAAGAGCGAGAACTGGCCAATAAACCACCTACTCAGCCCAATGCAGCTGCATTGTaaagcacactggaccacatcagataAATATGAAGTAATATTGCAGTGTGTAAGATCGTGTCCGTTAAATGTGAAccattaataataatgcacactttgACCACATCGACTAAATGGGGAGTGTCTACGAATAATGCGCGTTCCACCACAGCTGGCAAATGTGGAGTCTTCAATGCTAATGCACACTGGATCgcatctaataaaaatgaagcagttaATGATAATGGACACGGGATCACATATGGTAAATGTGAAACGTTGAGTAATAACGTACACAGgatcacatctggtaaatgtgaaacattgggtaataatgcacactggacgcacatctggtaaatgtgaagcaacagTAATGACAAACACTGGACCAGTTAGGATAAATATGAAGCAATATTaataataaacactggaccacatctggtaaatgtgagccatttaataatattgcacactggaccacatctggtaaatgtgaactgTTCAATAATGATGCACACTGCGTTCAATAATATTGTAAACTGGAACGTGTGTGGTGTTTAGTAATTTTAATTCTTTCAGGgcatgtgggcaccgctggcaagaATAGCATTTTTTTGCCCGCCCGTAATTGCCATTGGCAactcaatggcttgctaggccagtcagttaagagccaaccacatttctTTGGGTctcgactcatagagtcatagagttatacagcgcagaaacggccccttcggcccatcgtgtccacgccggcTGTCCAGCACTTAAttattctaattccatattcctgcacttggcccgttgcTTTGGatgctattgcatttcaagtgctcatatgtagagcagagcaggtaaggacagaagactctttccctaaaggatattattgaaccagatgggtttttaacaacaatcactGACAGTTTCACGCCTCCAGTACTAATGAGCTGAAATCACAATCCCGCCACTGGCGTGATGGGGTTTGAACATGTGCGCTCAGGGAATTCGACTAGGTCTTTCCAGCACTACTTCAGTGACGTTGCCACCATGTCACCACATCCCATATGCACCGGACCTAATGCGGAAAATTTGAAACTTTTAATGATAATGCATCTTGGATCATACCTGATAAGTATTAATTCTTCaacaataatgcacactggaccacaactggtaaatgtgaaacatttaatcataatacacactgaccctcaactGTTAAATGTGTATAATGTAATAGTAATacaaactggaccacatctggtaaatcttaATCTTGCAATCATGATGAAATCTTGAACATGTCTGGTAAATGCGAAACATTTATCAATtatacacactggaacacatcttgcAAAGGTGATTCATTTCACATTAAGACACAATAGATAACATCTGGTAAATATGAAGCATATAATAATGCACAGTGCAGCACATCTGGTAAAAGTGAATCATTCAACATTAAGGTGCACTGGACAACATCTgggaaatgtgaagcatttaataatattgcaccctGGACCGCAAACactaaatgtgaagcattttacaCGAATGCACACTAGATCTCAAATGGTAAATGACCATTATTAAATGGGAATACAAaccggaccacatctggtaaatctgaatcttgcaataataatgcacactgggacACATCTTGCAAACTTGAATCAGTTAACATGAAAGCCATTGGACAATATCTgggaaatgtgaagcatttaataataattaacACTGCACCATATCTAGTAAATGTGACTCATTTAACATTACGGCACAGTGGACCACATCTAGTAAAtatgaagcatttgataataatgTGCAATGGATCTCAACTGGGAAATGATTATCATTTAATAGTAAGACAAActagaccacatctggtaaatctgaatcttttcattcctttttgcattcctttttacattttttacaatcattttttgcatttatttcatttcatcttagtttgttcagtttgcttacccactgtttttttcaggttgtttttcttcaggtttgcacttgctgatgttcaatattcagtatattcacacctaatctttactagtgctttgtctttcaacacaccattaacatattgtttgcctttgctccgtgaccttttggtcagctatgtggcctggtccaatctgcaccttctcctttgttatctcttgcccaaccccaacctcacttgtttataatctgtgacttttctaatatttgtcagttccgaagcagggtcactgacccgaaacgttaactctgcttctctttccacagatgctgccagacctgctgagtggttccagcatttcttgtttttgtttcagatttccagcatccgcagtattttgcttttataataataaTGCAAACTGGattacatctggtaaatgtgaagcatttgattatAAAGCAAACTGGATCATTTAATAGTAATACAAACTGGACCACATTTGGTAAATCTGAATCTTTTCATAAACATGCACACTTGagcacatctggtaaatgtaaatCATTTAATAATTATGCAAACTGCATTACATCTTTTAAACGTGATGCATTTGACATTAAGACACACTAGATAACATCTGAGAAATGTGAAGTATTGAATAATAATTTACACTGGAACACATCTGAtaaatgtgaagtatttaataatagtgcacattgaagcacatctgataaatgtgaatcatttagcaTGAAGGCTCACTGGAGCACATCTGGCAAACAGGAAGCATTTAATACtaatgcacactgaagcacatctggtaaatgtaaa
This genomic interval from Heterodontus francisci isolate sHetFra1 chromosome 21, sHetFra1.hap1, whole genome shotgun sequence contains the following:
- the LOC137381090 gene encoding probable G-protein coupled receptor 139 encodes the protein MDRRVNLLAIVILSRGKCGLSKCVTHYLVAMAVADLMVVIIEVILKRINNIYLPIKFLFITPVCAMKLVTKIAALDCSVWFMVAFTFDRFVAICCPNLQRKHCTQRTANMVSATVCVLGCLRSIPFYFMYEPQLIINNIPYFCIETFAYYTSPFWAVYEWFDSILTHLVPIFLILLLNTLTVKHILKSNIVRRALLSSINNQNDPESENRKRSMILLFTISGNFILLWMTYVVHSLRWRVKNYNYTDRYYSNPIYINQQTGFMLQLLSSCTNTCIYGLTQRKCREELMIEMKYMITLNGRLCK